The DNA segment CACGACGTACGCGGGCAGGGGCAGACGATCCTGCTGGTCGAGGATGAGCCGGCCCTGCGGCAGGTGTGCCGCCGGCTGCTGAGCGGCAACGGCTATCACGTTCTGGTGCCGGAGGACAGCACCGCGGCCGCCGAGCTGGCCCGCTGCCGCGGCACCGGGATCGACCTGGTGCTGACCGACGTGATCATGCCGCGGCTGCTCGGCACCGATCTCGCCGCCCAGGTCACCGCCGCGCACCCGAACATCAGAGTGCTGTTCATGTCGGGCTACGCGACACCGGTGCTGGCCGCGCAGGGCACCCTGGCGCCCGGCGTCAACCTTCTGGAGAAGCCGTTCACCAGCGGCGAACTTCTCGCCGCCGTGCACGACGCCCTGCACGAGGCCCGCTGAGCCGGGTCCAAAGGCCCTGTTCGAGGGCGATCCCCGCCCGGGACTGTGGGCGTGACACCGACTTTCTCCCCTGGAGTCACTGGTGGGCACACCTTCGCGTTCGGCAACACCCCGCCGCCTGTGTCTGATGCTGGCCCTGGCCACCGTCGGGTTCGCGGTGAACTTCTGGGCCTGGGCGCTGCTCAGCCCGCTCGCCGCCCGGTTCCAGGCCGAGCTGGGTCTGACCTCGTTCCAGCAGGCACTGCTCGTAGCCGTACCGGTCGTGGTCGGCTCGGTCGGCTCGGTCGGCCGGATCCCGGTCGGCGCCCTCACCGACAGGTACGGCGGGCGGGCCATGTTCCCGCTGATCTCCCTGGTGACCATCGTCCCTGTTCTCTACCTCGGGTTGTCCGGTCATGACGCCCCCACATCCCTCCTGGTCGGTGGCTTCTTCCTCGGCGTAGGCGGCACCGCGTTCGCGATCAGCGTGCCGTTCGTCAACGCCTGGTTCCCGCCCCAGCGCCGCGGTCTCGCCGTCGGGATCTTCGGCGTCGGCATGGGCGGCACCGCGATCAGCGCCCTCACCACGGTGAAGCTTGTCGACGCCGGCACCACCGCCACCCCCTTCCTGATCACCGCGGCCGCGCTCGCCGCGTATGCCGCCCTCGCCTGACTCCTGCTGCGCGACGCACCCGCCGCCCCGTGCCCACGGCGCCGCTCACCACCCGGCTCGCCGCCGTCCTCCACCTCAAGATCACGTGGCAGGCCTCGGCCCTGTACGCCGTCGCGTTCGGTGGCTACGTCGCCTTCTCCGTCTACCTCCCCGCCTACCTCAAGACCGCGTACGGGCTGACCCAGGCCGACGCCGCCAACCGGATGGCCGGCTTCGTCCTGCTCGCCGTGATCATGCGGCCGGTCGGCGGCTGGCTCTCCGACAAGGTCGCCCCGCCCCGAGTGCTGGCCCTCGCCTTCGGCGTCGTCACCGCCGGCGCCGTCGTGCAGTCGTTCACCCCGGGTCTCGCCCCGGTCGGCACGATCGCCTTCCTTGCCATGGCCGCGGCCCTCGGCGCCGGTAGTGGAGCAACGTTCGCCCTGGTGGCGCAGTCGGCACCGGCGAACCAGGTCGGCTCGGTCACCGGCGTGGTCGGCGCCGCCGGCGGTCTCGGTGGCTTCGTGCCCCCGCTGGTGATGGGCTCCATCTACGGGCGCTTCGACTCGTACGCCCTGGGTCTGCTCCTCCTGGCCGTGGTAGCCCTCGCCGCGCTCCTGCTCGACGTCGTCTCCGTCCGCCGCCTCCAGCCGACCACCGCTTCGACGCCGGCGAGGCAGCGACCCTCACACGACGGCGACCCGGAGGAACGTGACGTCGTCGATTCCCAGGGCCTGACTGTGCCGTAGCTCGGCTATCAGTTCCTGAGAGGATCACCTGTCACCTGTCACCTGTCGCCTGTCGCCTGTCGCCTGTCGCCGCCCGCCGCCCGCCGCCCGCCGCTCGCGTCCGCCCGCCGCTCGCCCGTCGCCCGCCCGTCGCCCGCCCGTCGCCCGCCCGTCCGCCGCTCGTCGCCCGCCCGTTGAACGCCCGAACGGCCCGCCGGACCTCGCCATCGGTGAGCGCGGACCGTTCCAGCAGGCATTGACTCAGCCGATCGCCGGCGAGCACCACCGCGTTGCCGGGTCGCAGCTGCCCGATCTGGACGAGTACCTCAGGAATCCACCTCCGCGATGTCGGTGGTGAGGGCCAGCGCGCGACCTGCTTCAAGATCGGCCGTCAGCGCCTGCACGCGGGCCTGCGCCAGCCCGTAGGAGTCCGAGCCGAGGACCTGGTGCAACGGAGCGTCACCGTCCTCGACGACTCGGATGATCGCGGTGGCCACCTTGACCGGGTCGCCCAGCTGGGTGCCGGGCATCGCCAGGTGAGCTTCGGTCATCTCGCGGATCGCCTCGTAGCCCGCGATGGTCGTAGCAGGCAGCGCCAGCGAGTGGGCACGCAGGAAATCAGTGCGGGTGTAGCCGAGCTCGACGAGGTTGACCTTGATGCCGAAGCCGGCGACCTCGTCGGCGAGCGAGCCGGTCAGCCCTTCCAGCGCGAACTTGGCAGCGCAGTAGAGGCCCCAGCCCGCGAACGTGGTCAGCCCGAGAATCGACGAGACGTTCACGATGTGCCCGCTGCCGGTCGCGCGGAGGCCGGGCAGGACCGCACGCAGCACGTTGCCGACGCCGAAGACCTGCACGTCGAACATCTGCCGGGCCTCGGCGTCACTGACCTCCTCGACGGCGGCGAGCAGCCCGTAGCCGGCGTTGTTGACCACGACGTCGATGCCACCGAAGCGGTCATGCGTCGACTGCACGGCCTCGCCGACCTGTTTCTCGTCGGTCAGGTCGACTTCCAGGGCGAGCAGGCGGGTGGTGTCGGTGTCCCGCAGGGCCTCTTGGAGGCGTTGTGCCGAGCGGGTGGTGGCTGCGACGCTGTCGCCGCGCTCCAGCAGCTGCTTGACCAGCTCCAGCCCGATGCCTCGCGACGTGCCGGTGACGAACCAGTTCATGGCGTTTCTCCTCGTGGTGCGTGCCGTGCGATGCCACCCATGCTGCTTTCGCCGGCAGTGCCGGCGACAGGTCGCAGCTGGCCCAGCCGTGCCTGGGAATGGCATGCCCACCCAGGAAGTGGCAGGGCCCGCTCCGGCCGGGCAATCCTTGGGGGCATGAGCGGACTGGGCGAGTTCTTACGCAAGTGCCGGGCGGACACGGCGCCCGTCGAGCTGACGTGGGAGACGGGCCGCCGTGTGCCGGGGCTGCGCCGCGAAGAGGTCGCGCGCCTCGCCGGGGTGAGCGTCGACTACTACACCCGTTTGGAGCAGGGGCGCCACAGCACCCCGTCCGAGGCGGTTCTCGACGCCCTGGCCCGTGTCTTCCGGCTCGACGCGGCCGGTCGCGCTCACCTCGCCGACCTGACCCGTCCCGCCCGTCGCCGTCAGGCTTCGGAGCCGGTGCAGCGCGTGCGCCCGGCGATGCAGCAGATGATCGCGTCGATGACCGATCATCCGGCGATCATCCTCGGCCGCCGCACCGATGTGCTGGCCTCCAACGCGCTCGGGCGTGCCCTGCTCACCGATTGGACGAAGCTGCCGCCGAAGCAGCGCAACTACGCCCGGTGGATCTTCCTCGAGCCCGCCGCTCGCGAGGCCTTCCTCGATTGGTCGTCGGTGGCGCCAGAGGTCGTGGGCACGCTGCGGCTCTACGCGGGCCGAAACCCCGGAGACGTACGGATGACCGAGCTCGTCAGTGAGCTGACGGCCAGGAGTGAGGAGTTCCGGACCTGGTGGAGCGGCCACCAGGTCCACGAGCGAACCAACGGCACGAAACGCATGAAGCATCCGGCCGTGGGGCCGATCACCTTGCACTACGAGGCGCTGTCCCTGCCCGGCGACGAGGACCAGACACTGTTCCTCTACAGCACCGACCCGGGCAGCCCGTCCCATGACAACCTGAGGCTCCTCGCACTCTGGGCCGCCGATCACCACACCGTGCCGGAGGGCCAGCCGGGCGAAGGCCTGTCGATCGAGGGCCGGTCGGTGTGACGCCGCCTCAGCCGCCCTCATCGCAGGTCGCGGAAGGACAGTCGATGGAACGATATGCGCTACTCCGGCGTCGCCGGCACGGTCCCCGTCTTGTCGGCGTACCGGTGTCGTGGGCCCGTCCGCCTTGACGGCGGCCCGTTCGTCTATCGGCAGGTTCGTCCGGTCGGCAGGTCCTCTCGCTGGTGTATGCGTCGCTCTGGCACGTCCGCCTCCTTTGGCACGTCCGTCTCATTTGACATGCCGTCTCGCTGGCGTGCTCGTCTCGTCGGCTTGGCCGCTTTGCTGGCGTGGCAACCAGGACGAGTCGGCTGAGTGTCAGCGGCCGGGTTCGGCGAGGCCGCCTACGAGTCGGGTGGGGGTGAAGCGGATGAAGCGGGGCTGGCCGCCGGGATAGTCAGCGCCTGCTTCGGACAGGTCGGCGGGGCGCAGGCTGGGCCAGTGTCCGGTGCGGATACGGCGTTCGAGTGCGTGGAGAGCGGTGAGGTATTCGCTGGGGAGGAACGCGCAGTGGCCGGACGTGTTGACGAAGAGGCTGCGGAAGCGGTCGGGGTGGTACCGGGCGTGCTCGGCGTACCAATCGACCTGCTCGACCGGGACGAGTTCGTCAGCGATGGTGTGGATCTCCAGGTGGGGGACGCGCAGTGAGCCGTTGGGCATCGAGGAACGGCTCAGGTCAGTGACGGCCCACGGGTCGGCCGTGATGTCGGCGGTGCCGGTAAGGCGTTTCAGGTCGGCGCGCAGGTCGAGGCCGGCAGTTCGGTAGAGGGCCGTCACCTGGACGGACTGTGCGCTGCTCGCAAGCAGTGCGCGGTAGTCGACGTCCTTGTTGAAGGCGGAGTTGCCGCCGGCCGAGAGTTCGATCTGCTGGCGGGCGGTCACGTAACGGTTGAGTGCTCCGGAGGTGAGGATGCGGTACTGATGTTCCTGCTGGGCGATGTAGTCGCGCGGTGCCGGACGGGTCTCGCCGCGGACCCAGCCGGTCAAATTGAAGAAGGCCGCAGCGAGGGCGATCCGAGCGCGCCCGGCCGGGGTGGTTTGTGCATCGACGACCAGGGCGGTGATGTCGGCAGCGGCCTGGGCGGCCTGTTCCGGGCTGGTGTAGCGGACCAAGGGGATGTCGCGGCCGGGAGCGAGTAGCTCGGTGAGCGCGTGCAGGCCGTCGAGTTGGTAATTGTTGAGGTTCAGGCCACCGGCGACGATGCCGCAGGTGGTGAGGGCGCCATCGATGACGCCGCGCGGCTGGTGGGCCTGGCGGGCGCTGACCAGGCCGCCCATCGACTGGCCGATGGCGATGGTGCGGCGAGGTTCGTGGCCGAGGACGTCGGTGAACGCGGCGAGGGCGGCGGACTGGTCGTCGAGTGCGCTCTCCAGGGCCCACAAGGTAGGTCCGGAGTAGGACGAGCCGACTGTTGCGTAGCCCTCGGCGAGCAGGAGGTCGCGGACCTGGTCGTTCGGGGCGTCCTGGGCGCGCAGAGCTCCGAAGCCGTGGGCGAACAGCAGGACGGTGCCGTTCCAGCGTTCGGGGATGTGGCCCAGCCAGGTGGCGCCGCTGGCGAGGGTTCCGCGGTATTCGCCAGGAGCGGGCGCTGGAGCAGCGGAAGGAGGAACGGACGCGGCGAGACGGGCAGGGGGTGGAAGAGCGGCTGCGGCCGGGGACGCGGCAAGGGCAGCGGTGACCGTCAGCACGATTGCCAGGAGTGGATGGCGTACGCGGCGCATGTCGTCCTCCTTGAACGGCTGCCAGCCATCGTGCTGCGGAGTAGTTGAGAACGTCAATGATTGAAGTTCTCAAATGATGCGGACGGCGGCGAGTAGAGTCGGCGCATGGATCGGCTGCTGACTTCGGACCTCGCGGCCGACCCGGCCTTTCTGCTCGCCAGGGCTCGTGCGGTGACGAGCGGCGCCGCCAACGTTCGGCTGGCGGCCTTGGGGCTCAAGGTCCGCTCGCTGTCGGTGCTGTGGCTCGCCGGCCAAGATCTTGGACCGTCGCAGCGGGAGCTCAGCGAGTTCCTGGGGCTCGATCCGAGTCAGGTCGTCGCGCTCGTCGACGAGTTGCAGGGGCGCGGGCTCGTCGAGCGGCAGCCTGACGAGCGGGATCGGCGTTCGCGCATCATCGTGGCTACCGTTGACGGGCGGCGGCTGCTGAAGCGGGCGCTGGCCGAGGTTCGGGCGGCGGGCGACGCGAGCTTCGCACGGCTGACCGACGAGCAGCGCAAGACGCTCGCTGAACTGCTGCTGAAGGTAGCGTTCGACCGCGAACCTTGAGCGCCTTCGCCCAGCCCAGCCCAGCCCAGCCCGGCCCGGCCCGGCCCGGCCCTGGCCTGGCCTGACCTGACCTGGCCTGGCCTGGCCAAGGCCCAGCTTCGGCCGGTCCGGTTAGCTTCGGCCGGTCCGGTTAGCTTCGGCCGGCTCGGTCAGCCTCGGCAGGCCCGTCCAGCTCGGCTCGGCTTCGGTTGGTGGCTAGCCGCGGCGGGAGATTCGTTGGGTTAGGGCGTGGGCGGCCTCTAGCAGGAGCGCGCCCAAGTGGGCTGTTCGGTCGCCGTTGAAGCGGGACTCGACTCCGGTCAGGCTCAGAGCCCATGCCGGTGATCCGGTTCGGTCGAAGACTGCGGCGCCGATGCCCCAGCTGCCCGGCACGATCAGGCCGGGGTTGACGGCGTAGCCGCGCCTCCGGGTTGCCGTTAGCCGGCGGGTGAGGGGCAGGGCGGCGTGCTGGTCGCCGTACGCGGAAGCAAGCTCTTGATCTCGGGATTTGATGTAGATCTCGGCGTCTTCGAGGGGCAGGTAGGCGAGGATCGCGAGGCCGGCGGAGGCGACGCCGAGGGGCAGGCGGATGCCCTCGTGCAGCACGTGCGAGCGCAGCGGGAAGCTGCCCTCCTCGCCGGCGAGGCAGACCGTCTCGGCGCCGCGGCGGGCCGAGAAGAACGCGCTCTCACCGGTCTTCGCGGCCAGCGACCGGAGGATGTCGCGCGCCGTCGACGTGACGTCGTAGCGTTCGGCGGCGACCGAGCCGAGCAGGAAGAGTTCGGGGCCTAGGTGCCACCGGCCGCGCCGCGCATCCCGGTCGACGAAGCCCTCCTCGGCCAGCGCGGCCAGGACTCGCTGCGCCGTCGAACGCGGCAGATCGGTCGCCGCCGCGACGTCTGCCGTGGTCACGCCCTCGGCGCCACCGGAACCGACCCTCCGCAGGATCGCGGCCGCCCGGACGATCAATTGGGTGCCCTGCATGCTCACATTATGAGCACGGGATGCCCAGAAAAGCCGCTGAGTGATCAGTCGCGGTCTCCGGGGGAGGAAGGCGTTTACCTTCCGCGGCCATGAGCAAACTCGTCGACAGTGCGGCCGCAGCCGTCGCCGCCGTCGCCCGGGACGGCATGACGGTGGCGGTCGGAGGCTTCGGCCTGTCCGGCAATCCGACATCGCTGATCACGGCGTTGCGGGACACCGGCGTCCGGGATCTGACCATCGTCAGCAACAACATGGGCGTCGACGGCAAAGGCCTCGGCCTGCTGCTGGAGAACAAGCAGGTGAGCAAGGTTCTCGCTTCCTATGTCGGCGAGAACAAGCTCTTCGCCCAGCAATACCTCGACGGCGAGCTGGAGGTCGAATTCGTTCCTCAGGGAACTCTCGCCGAACGGTTGCGGGCCGGTGGGGCCGGAATTCCGGCGTTCTACACGCCCACCGGATTCGGCACTCCGGTGGCCGAGGGCAAGCCGGTTCTCCAATTCGGCGGCGTCTCGGCGATCTTGGAACGTGGCATCGTCGCGGACCTCGCCCTCGTCCGTGCTCACCAGGCGGATCTGGAGGGGAACCTGCGCTATCGGCTGACCGCGCGCAACTTCAATCCGCTCGTCGCGACCGCGGGACGGATCACCATCGCCGAGGCGTCCATGATCGATGCGCTGAACCCGGACGACATTCACACGCCCGGTATCTATGTGCAGCACCTGATCCGGAGCGAGATCCAGGAGAAGGACATCGAGCAGAGGACGGTGCGGGCCCGTGTGGACGCGTGACGAAATGGCGGCCATCGCCGCGTCCGAACTGACCGACGGTCAATACGTCAATCTCGGGATCGGCATTCCCACGCTGGTCGCCAACAATCTCCCTTCCGGGGTACGCGTGACGCTCCAGAGCGAGAACGGAATCCTCGGAATGGGGCCGTTCCCGTATGAGGGCGACGAGGACGCCGACCTGATCAACGCCGGTAAGCAGACGGTGACACTGCTGCCGAACGCCTCGATCTTCGATTCGGCGACCTCGTTCGGCATGATCAGGGGCGGTCACGTGCAGACCGCGATCCTCGGTGCGCTGCAGGTCGCGGCGAACGGCGACCTGGCGAACTGGACCATCCCCGGCAAACTGGTCAAGGGCATGGGCGGCGCGATGGATCTGGTCGCCGGCACCCCGCGGGTCATCGTCGTCACCGAGCATGTGGCGAAGGACGGCAGCCCGAAGATCGTGGAGCGGTGCACGCTGCCGCTGACCGGCGCCGGGGTGGTGGACCGGATCATCTCGGATCGCGCGGTCTTCGACGTCACCACGGACGGGTTGGTGCTGCGCCGGATCGCCGACGACCAGACGGTCGAGGGGATCGTGGAACTGACCGGGGCCGGCTTCGTGGTGAATCTCGCATGAACGCCGGGACCGATCGGGGGCCGAACGGTGCCCGGCTCCGGGCGGGGGTGCTCGGATGAGCGTCGTGATCGCGGGGTACGCCCGCACGCCGTTCGCCCGCTACACCGGCGCGCTCGCCCGCGTCGCTGCCACCGCGCTCGGCGCGCACGCCACTCGGGCCGCGCTCGCCCGGGCGGGTGTCCCGGCCGAAGCGGTGCAGCGTGTCTTCGCTGGTCAGGTGCTTCAGGGCCTGGCCGGACAGAACCCGGCCCGGCAGGCGGCCGTCGCCGCGGGAATCCCGCTCAGCGCGCCCGCCACCACGATCAACGCGGTGTGCCTGTCCGGTCTGGAAGCCGTCATCGCGGCCACCGATCTGATCACTTCCGGTCGCGCGGAGATCGTCGTGGCGATCGGGATGGAATCGATGTCGCTCGCACCGCACGCGTCGCGCAGCAGGGCCGGGACCCGGTACGGCGCGATCGAGATGCTCGATACGCTCGAACTCGACGGTCTCACCGACGCCTTCGAGCGGCGGTCGATGGGCGCTTCCACCGAGGCCGGCAATGATCAACTGGGTCTGAGCAGGGCCGATCAGGATGCTTGGGCGGCGTCTTCGCACCAGCGGGCGGCGTCATCCCGCTCGTTCCTGGCCGGTGAGATCGAGGCTTTCCCCGTACGAGATAAAGCTCTTGATCTTGACGATGGTGTCCGTCCGGAGACGACTGTGCAGGGGCTCGGGGCGCTCCGACCGGCGTTCTCGACCGACGGAACGATCACTGCGGGGAACTCTTCGCAGCTCACCGACGGTGCGGCAGCTCTCGTGCTGATGAGTGAGACGGCCGCGCGTTCCCGCGGTGTGACTCCACTGGCGCGGGTGCTGGCGTCGGCGACCGTGGCGGGGCCGGACGTGCGTCTGCATCATCAGCCCGCGAACGCCATCCGTGCTGCTGTGCGATATCTCGGCGCAGCGCCCGCCGACCTCGGCCGCATCGAGATCAACGAAGCCTTCGCATCGGTGGCCGTCGCTTCGGTCGATGACCTCGAGGTCGACCCCGGCATCGTGAACGTGCATGGAGGGGCGATCGCTATCGGGCACCCGATCGGCGCGTCCGGTGCTCGCATCGTGGGCACCCTCGCCCGGCAGGTGGACGGCCTCGGCGCGGCCGCGATCTGCGGGGGCGGCGGCCAGGGCGCGGCCGTCATCCTGCAGTCGATCTGAGGAGGTGCCGCCCGCCGCATCGTCTCCGAGATCTTGAGCGATTCTCGATCCGCGGGTGTGCAGGTTCACCCAAGATCTGCGGTGGGAGGTCGTGGATCGTCGTGTGGGGTCGCGTCGGGTGGGGTCGCGTTGCGGTCGCCCGAGCCCCGCGCTGATCTTGAGTGATTCTCGATCCTCCGAGGTGCGGAGTCACCCAAGATCTGTGGTGGGAGGTCGTGGATCGTCGTGTGGGGTCGCGTCGGGTGGGGTCGCGTTGCGGTCGCCCGAGCCCCGCGCTGATCTTGAGTGATTCTCGACCCTCCGAGGTGCGGAGTCACCCAAGATCTGCGCGCGGGGAGATCGCGGATGAGGGTGCGGATGACCGGAGTGGGCCGATTCGCTGGCGGCGGTGGCAATGGACATGCGACCGCCGTCGTCGCGGGTCGGGTGGCCGCGCCCCGGCAGGATTCCCATCAAGGAGCGGGCCAAATCTGCAGGAGATAGCGTTCGACGCCGTGCAGTTCGACGTCCGGTGGCGGGGTGGCGGCCTGCAGTTCGGCTCGCCCGGTGACGTAGGCGCGGACCCGGTAGGCGCCGGCGCCGCCTACCGTGATGTCGTCGGCGTCCTCGCCGTCCACCAGGGGATTGATCTCCAGGAAGCCGCTGTCCAGGATCACCGATGTCTCGGTCATGTCGGCCCAGCCCGGCGCGGGTGCGGGCTGGGCTTCCCAGGCCTCCACCGTGACGGCGGCGACGTGGTGGCGGGTCGACGCGCTGACCACGGTGATCATGTTGCGCCCGGCGGACAACCAGCCGCCACCGGGAAGCCCGGGAGACAACCAGTCACCGCCGGCAGGAGCGTCCTGCTCGCCACTGTCGTCGATGAGGTCGAAGCTGCCGTGGTCGACCAGCACTTCGGTCTCCAGGCGCTCGATCAACGCAGGGAAGGCGCTCATGAGTCCGAACCCCGGCGGGCGCGCTGCTCGTACGCCTCCCTCGCCGCCGTGTCGGCTCTCGAAAGAACCTTCCCGGCATCGGACATGCGGTCCAGGACCTCACCGACCCGGCGGGGCAGGGCCTGGGTGAACTTCGTCGGCGCCTGGACCCAGCGCGGCACCCACAACTCCGCCTGCGGCTTGCGCAGCGCGCCCTCGATCACTTTTGCCACGTCGTCCGGGGTGACCGCTTTGACGCCGCGGGCCGCGGGGACGCCGGCGGAGAGTTCGGTCTTGACGACGGTCGGCAGGACCAGTGTCACGTCGACGCCGGCGGGGGCGAGTTCGGCGCGCATGGCCTCGCTGAAACCGACGACGGCGAACTTCGAGGCCGAATAGGTGGCGGCGTTCGCGACCGCGAGACGGCCCACCGCCGAGGCCACGTTCACGATGTGACCCCGTCCGCGGTCGACCATGCCGGGCGCGACGGCCTTCGTACCGTTGATCACGCCGAAGACGTTGACTTCGAAGATGGCCCTGGTCAGCTGGTCGGGCTCCTTGATCAGCGAGCCGAGCGGCATGATCCCGGCGTTGTTGATCAAAGCGTCCCACGGTCCCAGCGACGAGACGGTGGTCAGGAACTCCTGCCACGAGGCGGGGTCGGTGACGTCGAGGCGGGCGGCCATGACACGGTCGCCGAAGGGTGCGGCAACGGATGAGGCCAGCGACGAGTCCAGGTCACCGATGGCCACCGAGGCGCCCGAACGAGCCAGACGTTCGGCGGTGGCGCGCCCGATACCGCGAGCGCCGCCGGTGACGATGACCGCCATCCCGGCGATCTTGCGCGAAGCAGAACGCGAAGCAGAACGCGAAGCAGAACGCGAAGCAGAACGCGAAGCAGAACGCGAAGCAGAACGCGAAGCAGAACGCGAAGCAGAACGCGAAGCAGAACGCGAAGCGGAACTCGAAGCGGAACGAGTCATCAGGACTTCACCAACGCCCGCACCGCCTTGCGATTGATCTTCCCGACGCTCGTCAGCGGCACCGCATCCAGCACGATCACCTCACGCGGGTACTTGTACCGTGCCATCCGTTCCTTCGCGAACTCGACGAGCTCCGGCCCGCTCACCTCCTGCCCGGGCGCCAGCTGCACGACGGCGATGACCTCTTCGCCGATCTCCAGGGAGGGCCGCCCCACACAGGCGGCGATCTGCACGGCCGGGTGTTCGAGCAGCACGTCCTCGACATCCCGCGGGAAGACGTTGAAGCCGCCCCGGATGATCAGGTCCTTGAGCCGGTCGACGACGTAGAGGAATCCGTCCGCGTCGATCCGCCCGACATCGCCGGTGTGCAGCCATCCGTCCCGGACGGTCTGCGCGGTCAGCGCGGGGTCGTTCCAGTAGCCGAGCATCACGCCCGGTCCGCGGACGCAGATCTCGCCGTCCTCGCCGGCCGGCACCGGCATGCCGTCCGGGTCGAGGATCGCCACCTCGGCGTGCGGGAGGGGCTTGCCGACACTGCCGGCCCGGTGTTCGGTGACGGTCTCGGCGGAGACGAACGCGCTGGACTCGGTGCAGCCGTAGCCTTCCAGGACGGTCACGCCGAACGTCTTCTCGGCGGCGGCGCGAACCGGTGGTGGCAGGGTGGCTCCGCCCGAGCCGAACGTGCGCAGCGACGACAGGTCGTAGTCGCCGAGCGGCTGGGCGAGCAGCATCGCCAGCATGGTGGGGACGACGGGTGCGGATTCGAGGCGATGCTCCTCGACCAGTTTCAGCCAGCCGACCGGGTCGAACCAGCGTTGCATCACCGAGACGTGCCGGCGGTCGGAGTGCAGGCCGGCGATGGCGACGATCAGCCCGTAGGCGTGCGACAGCGGCAGCGCCAGCAGTGACCGGGTCGAGTCCATCGTGCGGTTGACCTGGTCCAGCCCGCGCCCGCATTCCCACAGTCCGCGGTGGCTGAGCATGACGCCCTTCGCCCGGCCGGTGGTGCCGCCGGTGTAGAGCAGCGCCGCGAGATCGTCGTCGGCGCGCGGTTCGATGCCCGCCGGTTCAAAAGCTTCAAGATCATTGAAAGAGGAGGCGATCTCGTACGCCGAAAGCTCCAGCCCTTCGGCCGCACCCTGGAACAGGTCCGCCAGCTCGGGACTGATGATGGCGGCGGTCGCCCCCGAGTCGGTGAGGATGTGCCGCAGCTCCGGCACGCTCTGCAGGAAGATCACCGGGGTGACGACAGCGCCGGCCCGCCAGATCGCCCGATAGGAGATGAACACCTCCGGCGCGTTCATCGTCAGCACCACGACCCGGTCGCCCGGACGCACACCGTTCGCCCGCAGGCCGGCGGCCACCCGCGCGGACCGCCGGTGGATCTCTCCGCTGGTCAGCCATCTGCCCTCGAAGAACAGCGACTCGTAGTCGCCGAGCCGTTCGAAGGACTCCTCAGCCAGAACCGCCAGGTTCATCGCGTTGCCTCCTCCATCGCCAGCCGTGCCACCTCGTCGAACGCGGCCACGTCGTCACCGAGCAGGAACCGGTCGACCTTGGCGCGCCGCCAGTACAGGTGGGCGTCGTGCTCCCAGGTGAAACCGATGCCGCCGTGCACCTGGATCACGGTCTCGGCGGCGAGCTCCAGGGTGGTCGCCGCGGCGGCCTTCGCGGCGGCCGCGGCCAGGGGGAACTCGCCGGGCGCGCGATCGGCGGCCCAGGCCGCCCACCACACCAGCGAGCGCAGCTGCTCCACCGCGACATAGACGTCGACGAGCGCATGCTTGATCGCCTGATAGGAGCCGATGGGCCGGCCGAAGGCATTCCGATCCTTCGCGTACGCCACACCGATCTCCAAGATCCGGCTGGCGGCGCCCAAGCCCTCGGCGGCCAGAATCGTCCGGCCGATCCGTTCCGAGCGTTCCCAGAGCTCAGCGGCGTCGCGGGCCAGGACGACGGTCTCGCCGAGCGTGACGTCACCGAGCCCACGGGTCGCGTCGATCGGCTCCCGCACGGCGACCGTGCCCGGCCCGCAGACCAGGTTCCCGTCGCGCAGAGCGAGAAAGGTGTCCGCGCCCACCGCGTCGAGCACCGGACCACCACCATCCACGATTGCCAGAGCCGGGCTGCCGTCGGCGAGTCCGGCCAGCCGTTCCCCGTCACCGCCGAGGAGCACCGCTGCTCGGGCGAAGGTGACCAGCGACGGTCCGGCGAGCACCCTTCCGGCCTGCTCGGCCACCACTGCCAGGTGCAGCACGGTGCCGCCACCACCGCCCGCGCTC comes from the Actinoplanes sp. OR16 genome and includes:
- a CDS encoding SDR family NAD(P)-dependent oxidoreductase, whose translation is MNWFVTGTSRGIGLELVKQLLERGDSVAATTRSAQRLQEALRDTDTTRLLALEVDLTDEKQVGEAVQSTHDRFGGIDVVVNNAGYGLLAAVEEVSDAEARQMFDVQVFGVGNVLRAVLPGLRATGSGHIVNVSSILGLTTFAGWGLYCAAKFALEGLTGSLADEVAGFGIKVNLVELGYTRTDFLRAHSLALPATTIAGYEAIREMTEAHLAMPGTQLGDPVKVATAIIRVVEDGDAPLHQVLGSDSYGLAQARVQALTADLEAGRALALTTDIAEVDS
- a CDS encoding helix-turn-helix transcriptional regulator, whose protein sequence is MSGLGEFLRKCRADTAPVELTWETGRRVPGLRREEVARLAGVSVDYYTRLEQGRHSTPSEAVLDALARVFRLDAAGRAHLADLTRPARRRQASEPVQRVRPAMQQMIASMTDHPAIILGRRTDVLASNALGRALLTDWTKLPPKQRNYARWIFLEPAAREAFLDWSSVAPEVVGTLRLYAGRNPGDVRMTELVSELTARSEEFRTWWSGHQVHERTNGTKRMKHPAVGPITLHYEALSLPGDEDQTLFLYSTDPGSPSHDNLRLLALWAADHHTVPEGQPGEGLSIEGRSV
- a CDS encoding alpha/beta hydrolase, which translates into the protein MRRVRHPLLAIVLTVTAALAASPAAAALPPPARLAASVPPSAAPAPAPGEYRGTLASGATWLGHIPERWNGTVLLFAHGFGALRAQDAPNDQVRDLLLAEGYATVGSSYSGPTLWALESALDDQSAALAAFTDVLGHEPRRTIAIGQSMGGLVSARQAHQPRGVIDGALTTCGIVAGGLNLNNYQLDGLHALTELLAPGRDIPLVRYTSPEQAAQAAADITALVVDAQTTPAGRARIALAAAFFNLTGWVRGETRPAPRDYIAQQEHQYRILTSGALNRYVTARQQIELSAGGNSAFNKDVDYRALLASSAQSVQVTALYRTAGLDLRADLKRLTGTADITADPWAVTDLSRSSMPNGSLRVPHLEIHTIADELVPVEQVDWYAEHARYHPDRFRSLFVNTSGHCAFLPSEYLTALHALERRIRTGHWPSLRPADLSEAGADYPGGQPRFIRFTPTRLVGGLAEPGR
- a CDS encoding MFS transporter, which translates into the protein MLALATVGFAVNFWAWALLSPLAARFQAELGLTSFQQALLVAVPVVVGSVGSVGRIPVGALTDRYGGRAMFPLISLVTIVPVLYLGLSGHDAPTSLLVGGFFLGVGGTAFAISVPFVNAWFPPQRRGLAVGIFGVGMGGTAISALTTVKLVDAGTTATPFLITAAALAAYAALA
- a CDS encoding nitrate/nitrite transporter → MPTAPLTTRLAAVLHLKITWQASALYAVAFGGYVAFSVYLPAYLKTAYGLTQADAANRMAGFVLLAVIMRPVGGWLSDKVAPPRVLALAFGVVTAGAVVQSFTPGLAPVGTIAFLAMAAALGAGSGATFALVAQSAPANQVGSVTGVVGAAGGLGGFVPPLVMGSIYGRFDSYALGLLLLAVVALAALLLDVVSVRRLQPTTASTPARQRPSHDGDPEERDVVDSQGLTVP
- a CDS encoding MarR family winged helix-turn-helix transcriptional regulator; amino-acid sequence: MDRLLTSDLAADPAFLLARARAVTSGAANVRLAALGLKVRSLSVLWLAGQDLGPSQRELSEFLGLDPSQVVALVDELQGRGLVERQPDERDRRSRIIVATVDGRRLLKRALAEVRAAGDASFARLTDEQRKTLAELLLKVAFDREP